The following proteins are co-located in the Solea solea chromosome 21, fSolSol10.1, whole genome shotgun sequence genome:
- the mrtfab gene encoding myocardin related transcription factor Ab isoform X10 — protein sequence MVQWDMTVNSVLQLKLQQRRTREELVSQGIMPPLKSPAAFHEQRRSLERARTEDYLKRKIRCRPERSELVRMHILEETSAEPSLQAKQLQLKRARLADDLNDKLSHRPGPIELVHKNILSVTCLQQHSPEDSPKGESSSLDEDSSDALSPDQLANHDSPLSAVPQLSPSDALAQNGDIAPTQFLTQPTPPPAPPAPPALPPPPPPQVNGSDSPSPPKLTNGTMLTSTSSRSSAGHTKVRNPPQTQAKTGSDRPPHRPKKSKDSKPKVKKLKYHQYIPPDQKADKERPPQMDSSYAKLLHQQQLFLQLQIISQQQQHYNYHTILPAPPKPPNEQPLTTSSGPSPSHSVPSSTIPAPSSQSATARHSHPAMGGAKPSTLPANLDEFKVAELKQELKLRCLTVSGTKNDLIERLRNYQEQNGGTAAASKNGPFLASQLGAISAASTSISSSTTTTTPEHLGEGGFKLALASLAHAVPGRVMRFGSTSSSPPMSPTPSERSLAGMSPDETSCSGDMFGEMVSSPLTQLTLQQSPQSSSSISLLSQPLTMVKDEIRSPCSLSGSPSASGQRPEPLTSSAVDKDQMLHEKDKQIEELTRMLRQKQRLVETLRSQLEQGKMPGAILVKKEGSEKSKTMSEVKLETLIKASAIQPPTLPNGVVLRVKKEEDSEEEMEGVTEEAQGKKLLQPMQCSQETLLRLQQIHRLQVQQAEQQKQQLQQPQQQQSQAQALKVAEAKTNSTQKQLQQKKEAQVLLQQQQQLQQLIIQQTQQKQLQAQQKLAQQKLAQQKLVQQNQLKQHQGQVQQSQQKNQVQLKQVQVQIQNQTVASPKPAVNQIQQRRQLKAHQRLQHKQQTTAVATQQVTPVLVNQQNSTQIHTQAISLDLLKANGTPTLVTDSNGNHYLIALTNHTTDGQNGVSSLAKPNGRITLQRLQSTPSKLPSAESQSKEQAKAEPVSQTSKKEQKAGLHLDINGVQQPSPPVTAPPILQPFFDDVLESESQSQLLSSLKREEVCPPYDRHTLFTPPSPKLHTSLPTKRSKENGMNSQQMDDLFDILLKSGEIPSFKANPDPSLAHLHSEPPSPSSPPSPLRLSPPTQTQPIISPQPSMVEPCTGSGRLEDFLESTTGSPLLGVEPDGALTLIDDLHSQMLSTPSILDHSSSPMDTSDLGFSPHSTGLDFGDPTLDSMDWLDISMVGSGGSSGSGVGRGGVGGGSEGDGGTSLAPLVPHTPPSVFSADFLDSTDLQLHWESCL from the exons CACTGAAGAGCCCGGCAGCCTTTCATGAACAGCGGAGGAGTCTGGAGCGAGCAAGG ACCGAGGACTATCTGAAGAGGAAGATCAGGTGCCGTCCTGAGCGCTCCGAGCTGGTCAGGATGCACATTCTGGAGG AAACATCGGCAGAGCCGTCTCTACAGGCcaagcagctgcagctgaagcGAGCACGACTGGCCGACGACCTCAACGACAAGCTCTCCCACAGACCCGGTCCCATCGAGCTGGTCCACAAGAACATCCTATCTGTTACCTGCCTCCAGCAGCACTCACCGGAGG ATTCTCCAAAGGGAGAGAGCTCCTCTCTGGATGAAGACAGCAGTGATGCTCTTTCACCAGACCAGCTGGCCAATCACGACTCTCCCCTGAGTGCCGTCCCTCAGCTGTCTCCCTCTGACGCACTCGCCCAGAACGGGGACATTGCTCCCACACAG TTCCTTACTCAGCCTACACCACCACCTGCACCACCTGCACCACCTGCActgcctccaccacctcctccccaGGTGAATGGCTCAGACTCCCCCTCACCCCCAAAATTAACAAATGGAACAATGTTGACTTCAACAAGTTCCCGCTCCTCCGCTGGACACACCAAGGTGCGCAACCCCCCG CAGACTCAGGCTAAGACGGGTTCAGATCGTCCTCCACACAGACCTAAGAAATCAAAGGACAGCAAACCCAAG GTGAAGAAGCTGAAGTACCACCAGTACATCCCTCCGGACCAGAAAGCAGACAAGGAGCGTCCGCCACAGATGGACTCTTCCTACGCGAAGCTGCTTCATCAACAGCAGCTCTTCCTGCAGCTGCAGATCATCAgccagcaacagcagcactaCAACTACCACACTATCCTGCCCGCCCCTCCCAA GCCTCCAAACGAGCAGCCCCTCACAACCAGCTCGGGCCCTTCCCCCTCCCACAGCGTTCCTTCAAGCACCATCCCAGCTCCCTCCAGTCAGAGCGCCACTGCCCGTCACAGCCATCCTGCAATGGGAGGAGCTAAACCCAGCACTTTGCCAGCCAACCTGGATGAGTTCAAA GTTGCCGAGTTGAAACAGGAACTGAAATTACGATGTCTGACCGTCTCAGGCACCAAGAATGATCTCATTGAGAGACTGCGCAACTACCAGGAGCAAAACGGCGGCACCGCAGCGGCTTCAAAGAATGGCCCTTTTCTGGCCAGCCAGCTGGGTGCTATCTCGGCTGCCAGCACCAGCATATCCTCTTCCACCACAACTACCACACCCGAGCATTTGGGAGAGGGTGGGTTCAAATTAGCATTAGCTTCGCTGGCTCACGCTGTTCCTGGGAGAGTCATGCGGTTTGGCAGCACCAGCTCCAGCCCTCCCATGTCTCCCACACCCTCTGAGAGGTCTTTGGCCGGCATGAGTCCAGATGAGACGAGCTGTAGTGGAGACATGTTTGGAGAGATG GTGAGCTCTCCTCTGACCCAGCTCACCTTGCAACAATCCCCTCAGTCCTCATCAAGCATCTCCCTGCTCTCGCAGCCTCTCACCATGGTGAAAGATGAGATTCGGAGTCCATGCAGTCTGTCCGGGTCTCCATCTGCCTCAGGCCAGCGCCCGGAGCCCCTGACAAGTTCAGCCGTGGACAAAGACCAGATGCTCCATGAGAAGGACAAACAGATCGAGGAGTTGACCAGGATGCTAAGGCAGAAGCAGAGGCTggtggagactctcaggtctcAGCTGGAGCAGGGAAAGATGCCAGGTGCAATACTGGTGAAGAAAGAAGGCAGTGAAAAGAGCAAAACAATGTCAGAAGTTAAACTTGAAACTCTAATAAAAGCCTCAGCCATTCAGCCCCCAACTCTCCCCAACGGTGTTGTGTTGAGGGTGAAGAAGGAGGAAGACTCGGAGGAAGAAATGGAAGGTGTAACGGAGGAAGCCCAGGGAAAGAAGCTGCTCCAGCCAATGCAGTGCTCCCAGGAGACTCTGCTAAGACTGCAGCAGATTCATCGGCTGCAGGTCCAAcaagcagagcagcagaaacagcagctgcAACAACCccaacagcagcagagtcagGCACAAGCGCTTAAGGTGGCAGAGGCTAAAACAAACTCGACGCAAAAGCAACTGCAGCAAAAGAAAGAAGCTCAAGTcctgcttcagcagcagcagcagctccagcagctcatCATACAGCAGACTCAGCAGAAGCAGCTCCAGGCCCAGCAGAAGTTAGCACAGCAGAAACTTGCCCAGCAGAAGCTGGTGCAGCAGAACCAGCTCAAACAACACCAAGGGCAAGTGCAGCAGAGCCAGCAGAAGAACCAAGTGCAGCTGAAGCAGGTTCAGGTGCAGATCCAGAACCAGACGGTGGCGAGCCCGAAGCCCGCAGTGAACCAAATCCAGCAGAGGAGGCAGCTAAAGGCTCATCAGAGGCTGCAGCACAAACAACAGACGACAGCTGTCGCCACACAACAG GTGACGCCAGTCTTGGTCAACCAACAAAACAGCACTCAGATCCACACTCAGGCCATTTCATTAGACCTCCTGAAGGCCAACGGCACACCCACGCTGGTCACCGACAGCAACGGCAACCATTACCTGATCGCTCTCACCAATCACACGACAGACGGGCAGAATGGAGTGTCCTCATTGGCCAAACCCAACGGACGCATCACACTGCAG AGATTGCAGTCGACTCCAAGTAAACTCCCCAGCGCTGAGAGCCAATCAAAAGAGCAGGCCAAAGCCGAGCCTGTGAGCCAGACAAGCAAAAAG GAACAGAAGGCGGGGCTTCACCTTGACATTAATGGCGTCCAGCAGCCCAGCCCACCAGTCACAGCTCCTCCCATCCTGCAGCCGTTCTTCGACGACGTGTTGGAGAGCGAGAGCCAAAGCCAACTTCTGTCCTCTCTCAAG agagaggaggtgtGTCCACCTTATGACCGGCACACACTCTTCACACCTCCCTCTCCCAAACTCCACACCTCCCTTCCTACCAAACGCTCCAAA GAGAACGGCATGAACAGTCAGCAGATGGACGACCTCTTCGACATCCTGCTGAAGAGCGGAG aaATCCCCAGCTTCAAGGCCAACCCTGACCCTTCCCTCGCCCATCTCCACTCAGAACCACCCTCCCCATCTTCTCCCCCATCTCCCCTCCGCCTGTCCCCTCCCACCCAGACACAACCCATCATTTCCCCTCAGCCCTCAATGGTAGAACCCTGCACAGGCAGTGGACGCCTGGAGGACTTCCTGGAGAGCACTACGGGCAGCCCCCTGCTGGGTGTGGAGCCTGACGGCGCCCTGACGCTCATCGACGACCTCCACAGCCAAATGCTGAGTACGCCCAGCATCCTGGACCACTCTTCCTCCCCCATGGACACATCCGACCTGGGCTTCTCCCCTCATTCTACAGGGTTGGACTTTGGCGACCCCACATTGGACAGCATGGACTGGCTGGATATCTCCATGGTGGGAAGCGGAGGGAGCTCAGGCAGTGGCGTGGGGAGAGGAGGTGTGGGAGGAGGCAGTGAAGGAGACGGTGGGACTAGTCTGGCTCCACTGGTGCCGCACACTCCCCCAAGTGTCTTCTCAGCTGATTTTCTGGACAGCACGGACCTGCAGCTCCACTGGGAGTCATGTTTGTAG
- the mrtfab gene encoding myocardin related transcription factor Ab isoform X9: MATPHPHKGEEPSPECMVVSGTPSSAQSPQSEAVTSELQELTLQPAPSPQPLQERKNVLQLKLQQRRTREELVSQGIMPPLKSPAAFHEQRRSLERARTEDYLKRKIRCRPERSELVRMHILEETSAEPSLQAKQLQLKRARLADDLNDKLSHRPGPIELVHKNILSVTCLQQHSPEDSPKGESSSLDEDSSDALSPDQLANHDSPLSAVPQLSPSDALAQNGDIAPTQFLTQPTPPPAPPAPPALPPPPPPQTQAKTGSDRPPHRPKKSKDSKPKVKKLKYHQYIPPDQKADKERPPQMDSSYAKLLHQQQLFLQLQIISQQQQHYNYHTILPAPPKPPNEQPLTTSSGPSPSHSVPSSTIPAPSSQSATARHSHPAMGGAKPSTLPANLDEFKVAELKQELKLRCLTVSGTKNDLIERLRNYQEQNGGTAAASKNGPFLASQLGAISAASTSISSSTTTTTPEHLGEGGFKLALASLAHAVPGRVMRFGSTSSSPPMSPTPSERSLAGMSPDETSCSGDMFGEMVSSPLTQLTLQQSPQSSSSISLLSQPLTMVKDEIRSPCSLSGSPSASGQRPEPLTSSAVDKDQMLHEKDKQIEELTRMLRQKQRLVETLRSQLEQGKMPGAILVKKEGSEKSKTMSEVKLETLIKASAIQPPTLPNGVVLRVKKEEDSEEEMEGVTEEAQGKKLLQPMQCSQETLLRLQQIHRLQVQQAEQQKQQLQQPQQQQSQAQALKVAEAKTNSTQKQLQQKKEAQVLLQQQQQLQQLIIQQTQQKQLQAQQKLAQQKLAQQKLVQQNQLKQHQGQVQQSQQKNQVQLKQVQVQIQNQTVASPKPAVNQIQQRRQLKAHQRLQHKQQTTAVATQQVTPVLVNQQNSTQIHTQAISLDLLKANGTPTLVTDSNGNHYLIALTNHTTDGQNGVSSLAKPNGRITLQRLQSTPSKLPSAESQSKEQAKAEPVSQTSKKEQKAGLHLDINGVQQPSPPVTAPPILQPFFDDVLESESQSQLLSSLKREEVCPPYDRHTLFTPPSPKLHTSLPTKRSKENGMNSQQMDDLFDILLKSGEIPSFKANPDPSLAHLHSEPPSPSSPPSPLRLSPPTQTQPIISPQPSMVEPCTGSGRLEDFLESTTGSPLLGVEPDGALTLIDDLHSQMLSTPSILDHSSSPMDTSDLGFSPHSTGLDFGDPTLDSMDWLDISMVGSGGSSGSGVGRGGVGGGSEGDGGTSLAPLVPHTPPSVFSADFLDSTDLQLHWESCL; encoded by the exons CACTGAAGAGCCCGGCAGCCTTTCATGAACAGCGGAGGAGTCTGGAGCGAGCAAGG ACCGAGGACTATCTGAAGAGGAAGATCAGGTGCCGTCCTGAGCGCTCCGAGCTGGTCAGGATGCACATTCTGGAGG AAACATCGGCAGAGCCGTCTCTACAGGCcaagcagctgcagctgaagcGAGCACGACTGGCCGACGACCTCAACGACAAGCTCTCCCACAGACCCGGTCCCATCGAGCTGGTCCACAAGAACATCCTATCTGTTACCTGCCTCCAGCAGCACTCACCGGAGG ATTCTCCAAAGGGAGAGAGCTCCTCTCTGGATGAAGACAGCAGTGATGCTCTTTCACCAGACCAGCTGGCCAATCACGACTCTCCCCTGAGTGCCGTCCCTCAGCTGTCTCCCTCTGACGCACTCGCCCAGAACGGGGACATTGCTCCCACACAG TTCCTTACTCAGCCTACACCACCACCTGCACCACCTGCACCACCTGCActgcctccaccacctcctccccaG ACTCAGGCTAAGACGGGTTCAGATCGTCCTCCACACAGACCTAAGAAATCAAAGGACAGCAAACCCAAG GTGAAGAAGCTGAAGTACCACCAGTACATCCCTCCGGACCAGAAAGCAGACAAGGAGCGTCCGCCACAGATGGACTCTTCCTACGCGAAGCTGCTTCATCAACAGCAGCTCTTCCTGCAGCTGCAGATCATCAgccagcaacagcagcactaCAACTACCACACTATCCTGCCCGCCCCTCCCAA GCCTCCAAACGAGCAGCCCCTCACAACCAGCTCGGGCCCTTCCCCCTCCCACAGCGTTCCTTCAAGCACCATCCCAGCTCCCTCCAGTCAGAGCGCCACTGCCCGTCACAGCCATCCTGCAATGGGAGGAGCTAAACCCAGCACTTTGCCAGCCAACCTGGATGAGTTCAAA GTTGCCGAGTTGAAACAGGAACTGAAATTACGATGTCTGACCGTCTCAGGCACCAAGAATGATCTCATTGAGAGACTGCGCAACTACCAGGAGCAAAACGGCGGCACCGCAGCGGCTTCAAAGAATGGCCCTTTTCTGGCCAGCCAGCTGGGTGCTATCTCGGCTGCCAGCACCAGCATATCCTCTTCCACCACAACTACCACACCCGAGCATTTGGGAGAGGGTGGGTTCAAATTAGCATTAGCTTCGCTGGCTCACGCTGTTCCTGGGAGAGTCATGCGGTTTGGCAGCACCAGCTCCAGCCCTCCCATGTCTCCCACACCCTCTGAGAGGTCTTTGGCCGGCATGAGTCCAGATGAGACGAGCTGTAGTGGAGACATGTTTGGAGAGATG GTGAGCTCTCCTCTGACCCAGCTCACCTTGCAACAATCCCCTCAGTCCTCATCAAGCATCTCCCTGCTCTCGCAGCCTCTCACCATGGTGAAAGATGAGATTCGGAGTCCATGCAGTCTGTCCGGGTCTCCATCTGCCTCAGGCCAGCGCCCGGAGCCCCTGACAAGTTCAGCCGTGGACAAAGACCAGATGCTCCATGAGAAGGACAAACAGATCGAGGAGTTGACCAGGATGCTAAGGCAGAAGCAGAGGCTggtggagactctcaggtctcAGCTGGAGCAGGGAAAGATGCCAGGTGCAATACTGGTGAAGAAAGAAGGCAGTGAAAAGAGCAAAACAATGTCAGAAGTTAAACTTGAAACTCTAATAAAAGCCTCAGCCATTCAGCCCCCAACTCTCCCCAACGGTGTTGTGTTGAGGGTGAAGAAGGAGGAAGACTCGGAGGAAGAAATGGAAGGTGTAACGGAGGAAGCCCAGGGAAAGAAGCTGCTCCAGCCAATGCAGTGCTCCCAGGAGACTCTGCTAAGACTGCAGCAGATTCATCGGCTGCAGGTCCAAcaagcagagcagcagaaacagcagctgcAACAACCccaacagcagcagagtcagGCACAAGCGCTTAAGGTGGCAGAGGCTAAAACAAACTCGACGCAAAAGCAACTGCAGCAAAAGAAAGAAGCTCAAGTcctgcttcagcagcagcagcagctccagcagctcatCATACAGCAGACTCAGCAGAAGCAGCTCCAGGCCCAGCAGAAGTTAGCACAGCAGAAACTTGCCCAGCAGAAGCTGGTGCAGCAGAACCAGCTCAAACAACACCAAGGGCAAGTGCAGCAGAGCCAGCAGAAGAACCAAGTGCAGCTGAAGCAGGTTCAGGTGCAGATCCAGAACCAGACGGTGGCGAGCCCGAAGCCCGCAGTGAACCAAATCCAGCAGAGGAGGCAGCTAAAGGCTCATCAGAGGCTGCAGCACAAACAACAGACGACAGCTGTCGCCACACAACAG GTGACGCCAGTCTTGGTCAACCAACAAAACAGCACTCAGATCCACACTCAGGCCATTTCATTAGACCTCCTGAAGGCCAACGGCACACCCACGCTGGTCACCGACAGCAACGGCAACCATTACCTGATCGCTCTCACCAATCACACGACAGACGGGCAGAATGGAGTGTCCTCATTGGCCAAACCCAACGGACGCATCACACTGCAG AGATTGCAGTCGACTCCAAGTAAACTCCCCAGCGCTGAGAGCCAATCAAAAGAGCAGGCCAAAGCCGAGCCTGTGAGCCAGACAAGCAAAAAG GAACAGAAGGCGGGGCTTCACCTTGACATTAATGGCGTCCAGCAGCCCAGCCCACCAGTCACAGCTCCTCCCATCCTGCAGCCGTTCTTCGACGACGTGTTGGAGAGCGAGAGCCAAAGCCAACTTCTGTCCTCTCTCAAG agagaggaggtgtGTCCACCTTATGACCGGCACACACTCTTCACACCTCCCTCTCCCAAACTCCACACCTCCCTTCCTACCAAACGCTCCAAA GAGAACGGCATGAACAGTCAGCAGATGGACGACCTCTTCGACATCCTGCTGAAGAGCGGAG aaATCCCCAGCTTCAAGGCCAACCCTGACCCTTCCCTCGCCCATCTCCACTCAGAACCACCCTCCCCATCTTCTCCCCCATCTCCCCTCCGCCTGTCCCCTCCCACCCAGACACAACCCATCATTTCCCCTCAGCCCTCAATGGTAGAACCCTGCACAGGCAGTGGACGCCTGGAGGACTTCCTGGAGAGCACTACGGGCAGCCCCCTGCTGGGTGTGGAGCCTGACGGCGCCCTGACGCTCATCGACGACCTCCACAGCCAAATGCTGAGTACGCCCAGCATCCTGGACCACTCTTCCTCCCCCATGGACACATCCGACCTGGGCTTCTCCCCTCATTCTACAGGGTTGGACTTTGGCGACCCCACATTGGACAGCATGGACTGGCTGGATATCTCCATGGTGGGAAGCGGAGGGAGCTCAGGCAGTGGCGTGGGGAGAGGAGGTGTGGGAGGAGGCAGTGAAGGAGACGGTGGGACTAGTCTGGCTCCACTGGTGCCGCACACTCCCCCAAGTGTCTTCTCAGCTGATTTTCTGGACAGCACGGACCTGCAGCTCCACTGGGAGTCATGTTTGTAG
- the mrtfab gene encoding myocardin related transcription factor Ab isoform X5, whose translation MIMLDTNTCLSLDLSPPGSPSMGDDVEKAGLELDHDRQVYHSLKEVLQLKLQQRRTREELVSQGIMPPLKSPAAFHEQRRSLERARTEDYLKRKIRCRPERSELVRMHILEETSAEPSLQAKQLQLKRARLADDLNDKLSHRPGPIELVHKNILSVTCLQQHSPEDSPKGESSSLDEDSSDALSPDQLANHDSPLSAVPQLSPSDALAQNGDIAPTQFLTQPTPPPAPPAPPALPPPPPPQVNGSDSPSPPKLTNGTMLTSTSSRSSAGHTKVRNPPQTQAKTGSDRPPHRPKKSKDSKPKVKKLKYHQYIPPDQKADKERPPQMDSSYAKLLHQQQLFLQLQIISQQQQHYNYHTILPAPPKPPNEQPLTTSSGPSPSHSVPSSTIPAPSSQSATARHSHPAMGGAKPSTLPANLDEFKVAELKQELKLRCLTVSGTKNDLIERLRNYQEQNGGTAAASKNGPFLASQLGAISAASTSISSSTTTTTPEHLGEGGFKLALASLAHAVPGRVMRFGSTSSSPPMSPTPSERSLAGMSPDETSCSGDMFGEMVSSPLTQLTLQQSPQSSSSISLLSQPLTMVKDEIRSPCSLSGSPSASGQRPEPLTSSAVDKDQMLHEKDKQIEELTRMLRQKQRLVETLRSQLEQGKMPGAILVKKEGSEKSKTMSEVKLETLIKASAIQPPTLPNGVVLRVKKEEDSEEEMEGVTEEAQGKKLLQPMQCSQETLLRLQQIHRLQVQQAEQQKQQLQQPQQQQSQAQALKVAEAKTNSTQKQLQQKKEAQVLLQQQQQLQQLIIQQTQQKQLQAQQKLAQQKLAQQKLVQQNQLKQHQGQVQQSQQKNQVQLKQVQVQIQNQTVASPKPAVNQIQQRRQLKAHQRLQHKQQTTAVATQQVTPVLVNQQNSTQIHTQAISLDLLKANGTPTLVTDSNGNHYLIALTNHTTDGQNGVSSLAKPNGRITLQRLQSTPSKLPSAESQSKEQAKAEPVSQTSKKEQKAGLHLDINGVQQPSPPVTAPPILQPFFDDVLESESQSQLLSSLKREEVCPPYDRHTLFTPPSPKLHTSLPTKRSKENGMNSQQMDDLFDILLKSGEIPSFKANPDPSLAHLHSEPPSPSSPPSPLRLSPPTQTQPIISPQPSMVEPCTGSGRLEDFLESTTGSPLLGVEPDGALTLIDDLHSQMLSTPSILDHSSSPMDTSDLGFSPHSTGLDFGDPTLDSMDWLDISMVGSGGSSGSGVGRGGVGGGSEGDGGTSLAPLVPHTPPSVFSADFLDSTDLQLHWESCL comes from the exons CACTGAAGAGCCCGGCAGCCTTTCATGAACAGCGGAGGAGTCTGGAGCGAGCAAGG ACCGAGGACTATCTGAAGAGGAAGATCAGGTGCCGTCCTGAGCGCTCCGAGCTGGTCAGGATGCACATTCTGGAGG AAACATCGGCAGAGCCGTCTCTACAGGCcaagcagctgcagctgaagcGAGCACGACTGGCCGACGACCTCAACGACAAGCTCTCCCACAGACCCGGTCCCATCGAGCTGGTCCACAAGAACATCCTATCTGTTACCTGCCTCCAGCAGCACTCACCGGAGG ATTCTCCAAAGGGAGAGAGCTCCTCTCTGGATGAAGACAGCAGTGATGCTCTTTCACCAGACCAGCTGGCCAATCACGACTCTCCCCTGAGTGCCGTCCCTCAGCTGTCTCCCTCTGACGCACTCGCCCAGAACGGGGACATTGCTCCCACACAG TTCCTTACTCAGCCTACACCACCACCTGCACCACCTGCACCACCTGCActgcctccaccacctcctccccaGGTGAATGGCTCAGACTCCCCCTCACCCCCAAAATTAACAAATGGAACAATGTTGACTTCAACAAGTTCCCGCTCCTCCGCTGGACACACCAAGGTGCGCAACCCCCCG CAGACTCAGGCTAAGACGGGTTCAGATCGTCCTCCACACAGACCTAAGAAATCAAAGGACAGCAAACCCAAG GTGAAGAAGCTGAAGTACCACCAGTACATCCCTCCGGACCAGAAAGCAGACAAGGAGCGTCCGCCACAGATGGACTCTTCCTACGCGAAGCTGCTTCATCAACAGCAGCTCTTCCTGCAGCTGCAGATCATCAgccagcaacagcagcactaCAACTACCACACTATCCTGCCCGCCCCTCCCAA GCCTCCAAACGAGCAGCCCCTCACAACCAGCTCGGGCCCTTCCCCCTCCCACAGCGTTCCTTCAAGCACCATCCCAGCTCCCTCCAGTCAGAGCGCCACTGCCCGTCACAGCCATCCTGCAATGGGAGGAGCTAAACCCAGCACTTTGCCAGCCAACCTGGATGAGTTCAAA GTTGCCGAGTTGAAACAGGAACTGAAATTACGATGTCTGACCGTCTCAGGCACCAAGAATGATCTCATTGAGAGACTGCGCAACTACCAGGAGCAAAACGGCGGCACCGCAGCGGCTTCAAAGAATGGCCCTTTTCTGGCCAGCCAGCTGGGTGCTATCTCGGCTGCCAGCACCAGCATATCCTCTTCCACCACAACTACCACACCCGAGCATTTGGGAGAGGGTGGGTTCAAATTAGCATTAGCTTCGCTGGCTCACGCTGTTCCTGGGAGAGTCATGCGGTTTGGCAGCACCAGCTCCAGCCCTCCCATGTCTCCCACACCCTCTGAGAGGTCTTTGGCCGGCATGAGTCCAGATGAGACGAGCTGTAGTGGAGACATGTTTGGAGAGATG GTGAGCTCTCCTCTGACCCAGCTCACCTTGCAACAATCCCCTCAGTCCTCATCAAGCATCTCCCTGCTCTCGCAGCCTCTCACCATGGTGAAAGATGAGATTCGGAGTCCATGCAGTCTGTCCGGGTCTCCATCTGCCTCAGGCCAGCGCCCGGAGCCCCTGACAAGTTCAGCCGTGGACAAAGACCAGATGCTCCATGAGAAGGACAAACAGATCGAGGAGTTGACCAGGATGCTAAGGCAGAAGCAGAGGCTggtggagactctcaggtctcAGCTGGAGCAGGGAAAGATGCCAGGTGCAATACTGGTGAAGAAAGAAGGCAGTGAAAAGAGCAAAACAATGTCAGAAGTTAAACTTGAAACTCTAATAAAAGCCTCAGCCATTCAGCCCCCAACTCTCCCCAACGGTGTTGTGTTGAGGGTGAAGAAGGAGGAAGACTCGGAGGAAGAAATGGAAGGTGTAACGGAGGAAGCCCAGGGAAAGAAGCTGCTCCAGCCAATGCAGTGCTCCCAGGAGACTCTGCTAAGACTGCAGCAGATTCATCGGCTGCAGGTCCAAcaagcagagcagcagaaacagcagctgcAACAACCccaacagcagcagagtcagGCACAAGCGCTTAAGGTGGCAGAGGCTAAAACAAACTCGACGCAAAAGCAACTGCAGCAAAAGAAAGAAGCTCAAGTcctgcttcagcagcagcagcagctccagcagctcatCATACAGCAGACTCAGCAGAAGCAGCTCCAGGCCCAGCAGAAGTTAGCACAGCAGAAACTTGCCCAGCAGAAGCTGGTGCAGCAGAACCAGCTCAAACAACACCAAGGGCAAGTGCAGCAGAGCCAGCAGAAGAACCAAGTGCAGCTGAAGCAGGTTCAGGTGCAGATCCAGAACCAGACGGTGGCGAGCCCGAAGCCCGCAGTGAACCAAATCCAGCAGAGGAGGCAGCTAAAGGCTCATCAGAGGCTGCAGCACAAACAACAGACGACAGCTGTCGCCACACAACAG GTGACGCCAGTCTTGGTCAACCAACAAAACAGCACTCAGATCCACACTCAGGCCATTTCATTAGACCTCCTGAAGGCCAACGGCACACCCACGCTGGTCACCGACAGCAACGGCAACCATTACCTGATCGCTCTCACCAATCACACGACAGACGGGCAGAATGGAGTGTCCTCATTGGCCAAACCCAACGGACGCATCACACTGCAG AGATTGCAGTCGACTCCAAGTAAACTCCCCAGCGCTGAGAGCCAATCAAAAGAGCAGGCCAAAGCCGAGCCTGTGAGCCAGACAAGCAAAAAG GAACAGAAGGCGGGGCTTCACCTTGACATTAATGGCGTCCAGCAGCCCAGCCCACCAGTCACAGCTCCTCCCATCCTGCAGCCGTTCTTCGACGACGTGTTGGAGAGCGAGAGCCAAAGCCAACTTCTGTCCTCTCTCAAG agagaggaggtgtGTCCACCTTATGACCGGCACACACTCTTCACACCTCCCTCTCCCAAACTCCACACCTCCCTTCCTACCAAACGCTCCAAA GAGAACGGCATGAACAGTCAGCAGATGGACGACCTCTTCGACATCCTGCTGAAGAGCGGAG aaATCCCCAGCTTCAAGGCCAACCCTGACCCTTCCCTCGCCCATCTCCACTCAGAACCACCCTCCCCATCTTCTCCCCCATCTCCCCTCCGCCTGTCCCCTCCCACCCAGACACAACCCATCATTTCCCCTCAGCCCTCAATGGTAGAACCCTGCACAGGCAGTGGACGCCTGGAGGACTTCCTGGAGAGCACTACGGGCAGCCCCCTGCTGGGTGTGGAGCCTGACGGCGCCCTGACGCTCATCGACGACCTCCACAGCCAAATGCTGAGTACGCCCAGCATCCTGGACCACTCTTCCTCCCCCATGGACACATCCGACCTGGGCTTCTCCCCTCATTCTACAGGGTTGGACTTTGGCGACCCCACATTGGACAGCATGGACTGGCTGGATATCTCCATGGTGGGAAGCGGAGGGAGCTCAGGCAGTGGCGTGGGGAGAGGAGGTGTGGGAGGAGGCAGTGAAGGAGACGGTGGGACTAGTCTGGCTCCACTGGTGCCGCACACTCCCCCAAGTGTCTTCTCAGCTGATTTTCTGGACAGCACGGACCTGCAGCTCCACTGGGAGTCATGTTTGTAG